One genomic segment of Alphaproteobacteria bacterium HT1-32 includes these proteins:
- the panB gene encoding 3-methyl-2-oxobutanoate hydroxymethyltransferase codes for MSRKTVRAIRAMKGKGIVSLTAYTAPIARMVDEACDFVLVGDSLGQVLYDYHSTIRVDLEMMIRHGDVVTRNCSHACVVVDMPFGYQESPEVAFRMASRLMRETACDAIKLEGGVEMADTIRLLVQSGLPVLAHIGLMPQHAAQTGYKKVASEQVLTDARAVADAGAFAVVLECVDPDLSRRVTDEIEIPTIGIGAGDACDGQILVTEDLLGLTGSPPSFAKPLTDLVTPSLKAIKTYADRTRASG; via the coding sequence ATGTCCCGGAAGACCGTTCGCGCCATTCGTGCCATGAAAGGCAAAGGCATTGTTTCCCTGACCGCCTATACCGCGCCCATTGCCCGAATGGTTGATGAGGCATGCGATTTTGTGCTGGTCGGCGACAGCCTCGGACAGGTGCTTTACGATTATCATTCCACCATCCGGGTCGATCTGGAGATGATGATACGTCATGGCGACGTCGTGACGCGGAATTGCAGCCATGCCTGCGTGGTGGTCGACATGCCCTTCGGCTATCAGGAAAGTCCGGAAGTGGCCTTCCGCATGGCCTCACGTCTGATGCGTGAGACAGCCTGTGATGCGATCAAGCTGGAGGGCGGTGTCGAGATGGCGGATACGATCCGTCTGCTGGTCCAGAGCGGTCTGCCGGTGCTTGCCCATATTGGTCTGATGCCGCAGCACGCTGCCCAGACCGGCTACAAGAAAGTGGCCAGCGAACAGGTGCTGACCGATGCACGGGCGGTGGCCGATGCCGGTGCTTTTGCGGTGGTGCTGGAATGTGTTGATCCTGATCTGTCGCGGCGGGTGACGGATGAAATTGAAATTCCGACCATCGGAATTGGTGCCGGGGATGCCTGTGACGGTCAGATTCTGGTGACGGAAGACCTGCTGGGCCTGACAGGATCACCGCCGTCCTTCGCAAAACCCCTGACAGACCTGGTGACTCCGTCGCTGAAGGCAATAAAGACCTATGCAGACAGAACCCGTGCCAGCGGTTAA
- the moaB gene encoding molybdenum cofactor biosynthesis protein B gives MPGIDDSLTFLPVNIAILTVSDTRTLEDDRSGDTLVSRAEGDGHKVVDRRICKDDAAVVTELLKDWIANPDIDCVIATGGTGVTGRDVTPEAFHAVYDKEIQGFGELFRMLSYNKIGTSTMQSRATGGVANGTYLFTLPGSTGACKDGWDDILRYQLDSRHRPCNLVELMPRLKEHLS, from the coding sequence ATGCCGGGCATCGATGACTCTCTCACATTTCTGCCGGTCAATATCGCTATTCTGACGGTTTCCGATACCCGTACGCTTGAGGATGACCGCTCTGGCGACACGCTGGTCAGCCGGGCCGAGGGTGACGGTCACAAGGTAGTGGATCGCCGTATCTGCAAGGATGACGCTGCTGTCGTCACCGAACTGCTGAAAGACTGGATTGCGAATCCGGATATTGATTGTGTTATTGCGACCGGCGGCACGGGTGTGACCGGTCGTGATGTTACGCCGGAAGCTTTCCACGCGGTCTATGACAAGGAAATCCAGGGCTTTGGCGAGCTGTTCCGGATGCTGAGCTACAACAAGATCGGTACCTCGACCATGCAGTCACGGGCCACCGGCGGTGTCGCGAACGGGACTTATCTGTTTACCTTGCCCGGTTCCACCGGGGCCTGCAAGGACGGCTGGGATGATATCCTTCGCTATCAGCTCGACAGCCGGCACCGGCCCTGCAATCTGGTCGAACTGATGCCGCGGCTGAAAGAGCATCTGTCCTGA
- a CDS encoding DUF2064 domain-containing protein → MTARVVLFAKQPVAGRVKSRLAKGLGTARATGFYRTTTRLICHRLSRDPRWQLILARTPDHWQPGPPVFQPEIRTTPQGSGDIGDRMARLARRFSDGPVILVGSDIPALRAGHITAALRCLKRADVVFGPATDGGFWLVGYSARAARHARFTEIPWSTGTVLKDCLAGLGTARVSLLPPLSDIDDIGDYRAWQASGQMLFQPRHQFDQIAGPVPAVELIAKDIIPAVLAGPGGTGQGKQISPVRDTAGGP, encoded by the coding sequence ATGACCGCCCGCGTCGTCCTGTTCGCAAAACAGCCGGTTGCCGGACGGGTGAAATCCCGGCTGGCAAAGGGGCTGGGCACCGCACGGGCGACCGGGTTTTACCGGACCACAACCCGGCTCATCTGCCACAGGCTGTCCCGTGACCCGCGGTGGCAGCTTATTCTGGCCCGCACGCCGGATCACTGGCAGCCGGGGCCACCGGTCTTCCAGCCGGAGATCAGGACAACACCACAGGGATCCGGTGACATTGGCGATCGCATGGCGCGGCTGGCACGGCGGTTTTCTGACGGACCGGTCATTCTTGTCGGCTCGGACATTCCAGCCCTGCGGGCCGGCCATATAACCGCCGCCCTGCGCTGTCTGAAGCGCGCGGATGTTGTCTTCGGGCCCGCAACCGACGGCGGATTCTGGCTGGTCGGCTACAGCGCGCGGGCCGCAAGACATGCCCGCTTCACAGAGATCCCCTGGTCGACCGGAACAGTCTTGAAAGATTGTCTGGCCGGACTTGGGACAGCCCGCGTCAGCCTGTTGCCGCCTTTGTCGGATATTGATGATATCGGAGATTACCGCGCCTGGCAGGCGTCAGGACAGATGCTCTTTCAGCCGCGGCATCAGTTCGACCAGATTGCAGGGCCGGTGCCGGCTGTCGAGCTGATAGCGAAGGATATCATCCCAGCCGTCCTTGCAGGCCCCGGTGGAACCGGGCAAGGTAAACAGATAAGTCCCGTTCGCGACACCGCCGGTGGCCCGTGA
- a CDS encoding PA0069 family radical SAM protein, whose amino-acid sequence MGIQSVITGQTAGQSHFDFSEAAAPRARGRGATTSPASRYSTERRSFVDDGWYQAPWRSDEGDDALPSDERRVPTELLVDSSRTIISRNKSPDVPFDRSINPYKGCEHGCTYCFARPTHAFLDMSPGLDFETRIFHKPNAAALLADELHKPGYRCDVIAMGTNTDPYQPVERDAGLTRAILEVLRDHNHPVSIVTKSDLVLRDLDILGPMAARGQAKVMLSITTLDRELARKMEPRASTPAKRLKAIRHLTDAGVPSGVLAAPMIPGLNDTELEDILEAAAKVGAIYAGYIMLRLPLEVKEIFFDWLQKTYPNRARKVMNLLRQSRNGRLNDSRFGARMRGNGLFAELLGRRFDRAVARLDFNRHVWQPDIAAFKAPVREGDQLRLL is encoded by the coding sequence ATGGGTATTCAGTCAGTCATCACCGGTCAGACCGCTGGCCAGAGCCATTTTGATTTTTCCGAAGCTGCGGCACCCCGTGCCCGGGGACGGGGTGCGACCACCAGTCCGGCGAGCCGCTATTCGACGGAGCGCAGAAGCTTTGTTGATGATGGCTGGTATCAGGCTCCCTGGCGGAGTGATGAGGGTGATGATGCTCTTCCGTCTGATGAGCGGCGGGTGCCGACGGAACTGTTGGTAGACAGCAGCCGCACGATCATCTCCCGCAACAAATCACCGGATGTGCCGTTCGACCGGTCGATCAATCCCTACAAGGGGTGCGAGCATGGCTGTACTTATTGTTTTGCCCGCCCGACCCATGCCTTCCTCGATATGTCGCCGGGTCTGGATTTTGAGACCCGGATATTCCACAAGCCAAACGCAGCGGCCCTGCTGGCTGATGAACTGCACAAGCCGGGCTATCGCTGTGATGTGATTGCCATGGGAACCAACACCGACCCCTATCAGCCGGTAGAGCGTGACGCGGGATTAACCCGTGCCATTCTGGAGGTTCTGCGGGATCATAATCATCCCGTCAGCATCGTGACCAAATCCGATCTTGTGCTGCGGGATCTGGATATTCTGGGCCCGATGGCGGCCCGTGGTCAGGCGAAGGTCATGCTGTCGATCACGACGCTGGACCGGGAACTCGCCCGCAAGATGGAACCCCGGGCGTCAACCCCGGCAAAACGCCTGAAGGCAATCCGGCATCTCACGGATGCAGGTGTGCCGTCAGGGGTACTGGCTGCTCCGATGATTCCCGGCCTGAATGACACCGAACTGGAGGATATTCTTGAAGCTGCGGCAAAAGTCGGCGCGATTTATGCCGGTTACATCATGCTGCGCCTGCCGCTGGAGGTGAAGGAGATTTTCTTCGACTGGCTTCAGAAAACCTATCCGAACCGGGCCCGCAAGGTGATGAATTTGCTGCGTCAGTCACGCAATGGACGGCTGAATGATTCCCGGTTTGGCGCGCGTATGCGGGGCAACGGGCTGTTCGCAGAACTTCTGGGTCGGCGCTTTGACCGTGCTGTGGCCCGCCTCGATTTTAACCGGCATGTCTGGCAGCCGGACATCGCGGCCTTCAAGGCACCGGTGCGCGAAGGTGACCAGCTGCGTCTGCTTTGA
- a CDS encoding glycosyltransferase, with product MSLDIIIPTLNAGAWLGATLQEITRDLATGDQIRIVDGGSDDDTILIATNFREAGVPLDIMTCGKGRGRQLVAGAEQSTADWLLFWHADTLPGDNWRSAITCFQTEVPAGKAGYFRFRLDDNSHPGARRIEHMVDRRCRWLGLPYGDQGLLIRRGDYQQAGGYRNIALMEDVDLVRRLGRSNLHPVDADAITSALRYQRDGYWLRPLRNLGCLTMYYCGVSPDRIARLYR from the coding sequence ATCAGCCTCGACATCATCATCCCAACCCTTAATGCCGGGGCCTGGCTGGGGGCAACCTTACAGGAAATCACCCGCGACCTGGCGACCGGCGATCAGATCCGGATTGTCGATGGCGGATCTGATGACGATACCATCCTCATCGCCACGAACTTCCGGGAGGCCGGTGTTCCCCTTGATATCATGACTTGCGGGAAAGGGCGGGGACGGCAACTCGTCGCGGGCGCAGAACAGTCCACCGCCGACTGGCTGCTGTTCTGGCACGCAGACACCCTCCCCGGCGACAACTGGCGCAGTGCCATCACCTGTTTCCAGACAGAGGTGCCAGCCGGAAAGGCCGGCTATTTCAGATTTCGGCTTGATGACAACAGCCATCCCGGTGCCCGGCGGATCGAACATATGGTCGACCGGCGCTGCCGCTGGCTGGGTCTGCCCTACGGTGATCAGGGTCTGCTGATCCGGCGCGGGGATTATCAGCAGGCCGGTGGTTACCGGAACATCGCCCTGATGGAGGATGTCGATCTGGTCCGGCGGCTCGGGCGGAGCAATCTGCACCCTGTCGATGCGGACGCCATCACCAGCGCCCTCCGCTATCAGCGCGACGGATACTGGCTGCGTCCCCTGCGGAACCTTGGTTGCCTGACGATGTATTATTGCGGCGTCTCGCCTGACCGCATTGCCCGGCTTTACAGATGA